Part of the Paeniglutamicibacter sulfureus genome, CGAGTCCAGGATCCCCGACGAATACATCAAGGCCCTGCGCGACGTGGGCGCCTTTGGCATGAAGATTCCCACCCAATACGGAGGCCTGGGCCTGGACCTCGCCGACTACGGCCGGGCGCTGATGCTCCTGGGCACCCTGAGTCCAAGCCTCGGCGCGTTGCTCTCGGCCCATCAATCCATTGGGGTTCCGGAACCGGTGAAGATGTTCGGCACCGAGGAACAAAAACGGGCATTCCTCCCCCGTTGCGCCGCCGGAGCGATTTCGGCCTTCCTGCTGACCGAAAACGACGTGGGATCCGACCCGGCCCGACTGGGCACCACCGCAGTCCTCGCGGACGATGGACAAAGCTACCTCATCAATGGTGCCAAGCTCTGGACCACCAACGGGGTGGTTGCAGAGCTGCTGGTGGTCATGGCCGCCGTTCCGGCCCGCCAACTGCCAGACGGAACCACGGCCCGCGGCGGAATCAGCGCCTTCGTGGTCGAAGCGGACTCCCCCGGAATCGTCGTGGAAAACCGCAACGCCTTCATGGGACTGCGCGGCATCGAAAACGGCGTCACCCGCTTCCACGACGTCAGGGTCCCGGCCGCCAACCGCCTGGGAAAGGAGGGAGCCGGGCTGAAGATCGCCCTGAGCACCCTGAACACCGGCCGTCTGTCCATTCCGGCGATGTGCGCAGGTGCCGGGAAATGGTCGTTGAAGATCGCCCGCGAATGGTCCAACGCCCGCATTCAGTGGGGCAGGCCCGTTGGGGGGCACGAGGCCGTCGGCAAGAAAATCGCCTACATTGCCGCCAGCACCTTCGCCCTGGAGTCGGTCTTCGAGCTTTCCGCGGCCCTGGCCGACGCCGGGATGAAGGACGTGCGCATCGAGGCCGCGCTGGCCAAGCTCTTCTCCTCGGAGGTCTCCTACAAGATCGCCGACGAGCTGCTGCAGATCCGCGGCGGACGCGGCTACGAAACCGCAGCCTCGCAGCGGGCCCGCGGGGAACGAGCTGTACCCGTGGAGCAGGCACTGCGGGACCTGCGCATCAACCGCATTTTCGAGGGCTCCACCGAGATCATGCACCTGCTCATCGCCCGCGAGGCCGTCGACGCGCACCTCAAGGCCGCCGGCGCACTTGCCGACAAGGACTCGGACCTGCAGGCGAAAGCCAAGGCCGCCATGGGCGCCTCCGGCTTCTACGCGAAGTGGCTGCCGACCCTCGCCGTGGGGTCGGGGTTGCTTCCCAACTCCTATGCGGAGCACGGAAGGCTTGCCAAGTACCTGCGCTTCATCGAGCGGGCCTCACGCCGCCTGGCCCGGCACACCTTCGCCGGCATGGCCAAGTGGCAGGCGGGGATGGAACAGCACCAGGCGTTCCTGGGAAGGGTCGTTGATGTGGGGGCTGAGCTCTTTGCCATGGCGGCCTGCATTTCCCGGGTCGAGCTCATGCGAACGCGGGACCCGGCCAACGCGGCCTCGGCCGAGCTGCTGGCCCTGGCGTTCTGCGAACAGGCCGAGCACCGCTGCGAGGCCCTATTCCGGGACCTGTGGGCCAACAGCGACAAGACCGATCGGAAACTGTCCAAGAAGGTGCTCGCCGGGGACTTCACCTGGTTGGAAAAAGGCATCCTCGATCCCTCGGAGGGCACCGGCGAATGGATCGCTCCCTGGTCCACCGAGACGTTGCCGGACCGGAGGCGCCCCTACGGCGTCTAGCCGAGATCGAGGACCAGGCGTTGGCCCCTGCACCGTGACACGCAGATCATCATGGTGTCCCCGGCCTCGCGTTCCCCATCCGAGAGCAGGGAATCGCGGTGGTCGATCTCCCCGGAGATCACCGGGGTCTCGCAGGTGCCGCAGATCCCCTCGCGGCAGGAGTTCAGCGGGCTCATGCCGGCATTTTCCAGGGCCTGCAGGATGCTCACACCGACCGGGACGCTGACCTCGGTTCCGTCGGTGCCCTGGACCGTGAATTCGTGGTCCCCCTGGTGCGGCGACACGGCCGCGCCAGCCGTCTCGGGATCCGCGGCAAAGCGCTCGAAGTGCAGGCGGGACGGATCCTGCCAGGACCCGGCCAGCGATTCGACCACCTTCAGCAGGGGCCCGGGACCGCAGGTGTACACGTGGAAACCGGCGGCAGGATCGTCCAGCAAGTCGGCCAGCGGATAAAAGCCGCTCTCGTCGTCCGCGTGGATGTCCACCTTGTCCCCGTACACCGCCAGCTCGTCCAGGAAGGCCATGTTCGCCCGGCTGCGGCCCAGGTACACCAGCTTCCAGGGCACTCCCGCCGCGGCGGCGGCCCGCACCATGGGCAGGATCGGGGTGATGCCTATCCCTCCGGCCAGGAACACGTACTCCCCCGCTTGGGCCAGGACGAAGTTGTTCTTGGGCCCGCGCACCTGGATCTTGGTGCCGGGGCGCAGTTCGTCATGCACATAGGCCGAACCGCCGCGCCCCGCGGGTTCGCGCAGCACCGCCAGACGCCAGGATTCCCGCACCCCGGGATTCGAGCAGAGGGAATACTGTCGGATCAATCCATTGGGGAGCATCACGTCAAGGTGTGCCCCGGCGCTCCATTCGGGCAGCTCCTGCCCCAACGGGTGGCGTAGCTCCAGGGACATGACGCCGTCGGACTCTCTGGTGATGCGGTGGACGACGGTTTCGATAAATTCCAGGGTCGACATGGCTGTGTGCCCTTTCGAGGATGACTGGATGAATGGATGGATGTCTCAGAGGACCGAGGCCAGGAAGGCGCGGGTGCGTTCGTGCTGCGGGTTGCCGATGACGTCCTTGGCAGGGCCCGACTCGACCACGTGCCCGTTGTCCATGAACACCACGCGGTCCGCGACATCGCGGGCGAAGTTCATTTCGTGGGTCACCACGACCATGGTCATGCCGGTGGCGGCCAGGTCTTTCATGACCTTGAGGACCTCGCCGACCAGCTCCGGGTCCAGGGCGCTGGTGGGCTCGTCGAAGAGCATCACCTTCGGCTTCATGCACAGCGCACGGGCGATCGCCACGCGCTGCTGTTGCCCGCCCGAGAGCTGGCGCGGGTAGGCCTTCGCCTTGTCGGCCAGACCCACCGAATCCAGCAGCACCATGGCCCGATTGGACGCCGCGGCACGACTTTCCTTGAGCACCAGACGCGGGGCCTCGATGAGGTTCTCCAGCACGGTCATGTGCGGGAAGAGGTTGAAGTGCTGGAAGACCATCCCGATTTCCGTGCGGGATCGGCAAACCTTCGCATGCGGCTGTTCGTGCAGCTTGCTGCCCTTGATGTCATAGCCCATGACCTTCCCGTCCACCCACATGCGCCCGCCCTCGATGGATTCCAGGTGGTTCATGCAACGCAGCAGCGTGGACTTGCCCGAGCCCGAGGGCCCGATCAGGCACACGACCTCCCCGCGGGCCACTTGCAGGTCGATGCCCTTGAGCACCTCCAGTTGGCCGTAGCTCTTGCGGACAGCATCGGCCTTGATCATCGGTTCCGGCGCCGTGGCCGTGACGGCGGTTTCCATGGTGGTCGCACTCATTTCCTGGCTCCCTTGCCGGTCAGCGGGTCGTGGACCCGCACGAAGCGTTTGAGTTGTTGCCACGGGGTCGGCGGCAGGCTGCGCTGCCCGCCCTTGGCGTAGTGGCGCTCCAGGTAGAACTGCCCGACG contains:
- a CDS encoding amino acid ABC transporter ATP-binding protein yields the protein MSATTMETAVTATAPEPMIKADAVRKSYGQLEVLKGIDLQVARGEVVCLIGPSGSGKSTLLRCMNHLESIEGGRMWVDGKVMGYDIKGSKLHEQPHAKVCRSRTEIGMVFQHFNLFPHMTVLENLIEAPRLVLKESRAAASNRAMVLLDSVGLADKAKAYPRQLSGGQQQRVAIARALCMKPKVMLFDEPTSALDPELVGEVLKVMKDLAATGMTMVVVTHEMNFARDVADRVVFMDNGHVVESGPAKDVIGNPQHERTRAFLASVL
- a CDS encoding PDR/VanB family oxidoreductase — encoded protein: MSTLEFIETVVHRITRESDGVMSLELRHPLGQELPEWSAGAHLDVMLPNGLIRQYSLCSNPGVRESWRLAVLREPAGRGGSAYVHDELRPGTKIQVRGPKNNFVLAQAGEYVFLAGGIGITPILPMVRAAAAAGVPWKLVYLGRSRANMAFLDELAVYGDKVDIHADDESGFYPLADLLDDPAAGFHVYTCGPGPLLKVVESLAGSWQDPSRLHFERFAADPETAGAAVSPHQGDHEFTVQGTDGTEVSVPVGVSILQALENAGMSPLNSCREGICGTCETPVISGEIDHRDSLLSDGEREAGDTMMICVSRCRGQRLVLDLG
- a CDS encoding acyl-CoA dehydrogenase family protein, producing MSIDEKHSGERIDEKAARQVAEAAREQGWDRPSFAKGLYMGNFDWSLIHPHPQPDPEASARGAAFMEALRTAVKDFDPGVIERESRIPDEYIKALRDVGAFGMKIPTQYGGLGLDLADYGRALMLLGTLSPSLGALLSAHQSIGVPEPVKMFGTEEQKRAFLPRCAAGAISAFLLTENDVGSDPARLGTTAVLADDGQSYLINGAKLWTTNGVVAELLVVMAAVPARQLPDGTTARGGISAFVVEADSPGIVVENRNAFMGLRGIENGVTRFHDVRVPAANRLGKEGAGLKIALSTLNTGRLSIPAMCAGAGKWSLKIAREWSNARIQWGRPVGGHEAVGKKIAYIAASTFALESVFELSAALADAGMKDVRIEAALAKLFSSEVSYKIADELLQIRGGRGYETAASQRARGERAVPVEQALRDLRINRIFEGSTEIMHLLIAREAVDAHLKAAGALADKDSDLQAKAKAAMGASGFYAKWLPTLAVGSGLLPNSYAEHGRLAKYLRFIERASRRLARHTFAGMAKWQAGMEQHQAFLGRVVDVGAELFAMAACISRVELMRTRDPANAASAELLALAFCEQAEHRCEALFRDLWANSDKTDRKLSKKVLAGDFTWLEKGILDPSEGTGEWIAPWSTETLPDRRRPYGV